One genomic region from Knoellia sp. p5-6-4 encodes:
- the sigM gene encoding RNA polymerase sigma factor SigM — MGEELPLRERTDRDLMAQHCAGDPEAFGELFRRHRDRMWAVALRTTSNRELAADCLQEAFIAAFRRAESYRGDAAVTTWLHRIVVNACLDRLRRERPVAALPEHDLPDRRDATGQAETRIDVREALARLPEGQRMALVLVDMHGLPVAEAAAVLEVAEGTVKSRCARGRAALAAMLGPSVTDVAEPSGAP; from the coding sequence ATGGGCGAGGAGCTCCCCCTGAGGGAGCGGACCGACCGGGACCTCATGGCGCAGCACTGCGCCGGCGACCCAGAAGCCTTCGGCGAGCTCTTCCGCCGGCACCGCGACCGCATGTGGGCGGTCGCCCTGCGCACCACGAGCAACCGCGAGCTGGCCGCCGACTGCCTGCAGGAGGCCTTCATCGCCGCGTTCCGGCGGGCGGAGTCCTATCGGGGCGACGCGGCCGTGACGACCTGGCTGCACCGCATCGTCGTCAACGCCTGCCTCGACCGCCTGCGGCGCGAGCGTCCCGTCGCCGCCCTCCCCGAGCACGACCTCCCCGACCGCCGCGACGCCACGGGTCAGGCCGAGACCCGCATCGACGTGCGCGAGGCGCTGGCGCGCCTGCCGGAGGGCCAGCGGATGGCGCTCGTCCTCGTGGACATGCACGGGCTGCCGGTCGCCGAGGCCGCCGCGGTGCTGGAGGTCGCCGAGGGCACGGTGAAGTCCCGCTGTGCCCGAGGCCGTGCCGCCCTCGCCGCGATGCTGGGGCCCTCGGTCACGGACGTCGCGGAACCTTCGGGGGCGCCGTGA